In Nicotiana tabacum cultivar K326 chromosome 10, ASM71507v2, whole genome shotgun sequence, the DNA window aggtcccaagcccgagaaatgaattttttagtaaaattgctttctgaaaatatttaaggaaaatggaaatgaaatttgattagaaagtgatggtatcgggcccgtattttggtttcaccGCCCgttacaggtcttatatatagtttaagcactttctgtaaagtttggttgaaaacggacgtcgtttgacgtgtttcggactcaaaatggaaaatttgatgttttatgaaatttgaaagaattgttggattttaaagcttaattcgtggtatatgacgttattttggcgatttgatcgcacagttaagttcgtaggatgttgttgagttagtgtatgtgtttggttaggagccccgagggctcgggagtgtttcggaggtgtctcggagtgatttttgtcttagaaaaattggggaaaattgcagaaatagtaccccgtgtacagtaccgtgtacagtacccccGTGAAAAGTACAGTGTACCGTAACGCGCGTGAATAGTACCCAAAAATTCTGGACAGTGTTGAGCGAGAAATTATGGGaattcttggggtaagtgttcttgactctcttgtgattatattccatgaataaatcttcatttttggttttagattattgatatttgaagagaaatggaTGATTTTCTAAAATTCTCTAAAgatgaatttttaagatttgaaagccaatccgatgtcggattttggtaaaatttgtatggttggactcgtggttggatgggggttcatattCCGTGACTTTTGTCGTATTCCGAGACgtggccccacgggcgaattttgagtgtaatttcggatttttaattgaaaatgtagaatttcatatggaattaattcctataatatttattaactgaatcgaatcgttatggctagattcgaggcattcagaggtcaataaggggcaaaggcatcgcgagctagagaattagccggttcgaggtgagtaatgatattaaatgatgtcctgagggtttgaaaccccagatttgcacaacgtagtgctatactaagttgagatacacactgtgtgacgagcgtgaggttcaatgctatggggattgggatttggtccatcccgaatgatattttactacatttttgattgagacgtatactttattattgtgaattgggcttgttgccatgcttggggccttgtgccgacctgtagaacccttaggggatttttgactggttttcctcacttattttgttaaagaatttatatcctcagtcatgtttccaattgtttaaaaatgatatgaACAAGATTTTTGAAATGCTAAtcataaatagaaagagatatgagggctgagatctcgaccgtacattatgcccgagaggctgtgatttttaaatgactgagaggggtcgagaacccaatagtgaggatattttatatgatatggatcggactgcatgccgcagccaatacatatattggatcgggctgcacgccgcaacaaatacatatattggatcgggctgcgcgccgcaacaattacttatatggatcgggctgcacgccgcagtaataTATATAgattgggctgcacaccgcaacaatatagcgcttgggctgaaggagcccctccggagtctgcacacccccagtgagcgcagttgactattattattattatggatcgggctgtgcgccacaACGATATACGGATTGGGCTGTGCGCCACATCGATatacggatcgggttgcacgccgcatcggtatatatatttattgattcagttatcgtgagaagtatatgaattgagaactgaggataagaatgaataaatgaactgaaatgcttgaggagctgaattatactgattatatctgttttacctggtttaaagaatttcacatgatttcctcattcaccgctgcttaaatgattttactattttggtatagaactgcttagtgcctttacgtgatttcatactgtcagctattatttattgttattactcactgggtcggagtactcacattactccctgcaccatgtgtgcaggtacaggtattcctgaggcatagagcaaGCTTTCCTGccgttcagttttcatcggagttatcgaggtagctgcatggcgttcgcagacccgatttctccttctatctccacttattattacgcattttagacatatttctgtattagattgttgaaactttgtattagaggctcagacttgtgacaccggatcagtgggctgttttacagagatttttcgtgattatggtccgcacatttcatctgttaaattcatacttctatttatataAATTGGTATCTATTTCcgaaaattggtattgaattataaagaaagagattgtgagatgtcaattggtcgggcttgcctagcattgtgttgggcgccatcacgtccggggttggggtcgtgacatgaacAATATAAAAAATTGTTTAAGCACAAGAAAACACCTTTTCATAACATTTTCCTACTTCGGGAAGAAATTttaattgtgttacttcttcatgagcaaatttaaaataagaaaaattgagtatatattctctcaatcatattGCCTCTTATGGAGGTGAATCATAATATATTTACATCAATATCTCGCTCATATTTATagctttattaatattgtcacattcacttcagtgagttgattaatatttataaaatattctcatccttcaggaaatcgaacataattattttagcacgcattaatcacatcaaattgtgatgcttcaacctcttttaaaatatttattacttcaggagcaaattgaGGCGTGCATGTATATAGAGAATATTTTTGTAGCTTCTCTTCAATTGTAATCATAGAAAggctaaattatcacttctggtggtcatagacatataccacttccggtggttaacaaaatttagttacaatgagatatacgaaacataaccacttctggtagttgtatatttcttgcgaactctgctggagtttaagtggatctaacaatgttatCCACTTTGTAATCCTTTATTAAGATAATTTGAATGGAAAAAAAATACCCAAATAGGTACTGTATACGTAGCATATAACCAAGCAAgcgatgataaagatattaaatcaAATATAAGCAAAATGCTCAAATTACTTTATACAAATTTGGCCACTCCAAACGTAAGTGATATCCACATTACTACCGCCAAGAAGAAAAGCTTACCACCTAAAAGATATAATCTGCCTTATGATGCtcggaatgaacaaaatctaacCACGGACGTAAGAGCGTCACCTTACATCGAATATGAACACTGAAATAGAAACTAAATTcgaagtaagtgctcaaaatgACAGAGCatcgtgttgataacgtgttataaaataaaaactgtaaaacAAATAAACCGAAGAGAAGTATaaagagagattgatatattattcaacttcaaactgacgtacataatgaactgagatctcttctatttatacaaaaagGGAAGCTGCTAccgcaagctgttgtgtaagctgctactgtaagttgttgtgtaagctgcttgtaagcagCTGCTGCAAGCTGTTGtataagctgcttgtaagctccTACTGCAAGTGATACATAAGTAATACAAATTAAACCGAGTTATTAGCACCATATAACTTATATCTGAGCAAGTTATGTTATGTACATGTTCAAAATACCAATCAGAATACAATTATCCACTACTAATACAAGTGATACATAAGTAATACAAATTAAACCGACTTATTAGCACCATATAACTTATGTCCGAGCAAGCTATATTATGTACATGTTCAAAATACCGATTAGAATACAATTATCCAAAATAAGGGATCGGATTGTTTCGTTTTCACTCAACCCTAAATGAATTTACAAGTTTTCACTATAACAAAATAagcatttaatatttatttttttgcagCAGTTTTAGGAAGGAGGAGGAGGGAAAAAATCCTTCAATAATAGGTCAATTGTAAATCACAATcctaaattcaaaaagaaaaagaaataaaaaattatagagcacaatttttttttatcaaacattataaaataaaaaaattggccGAGTAGCCAAATATATAAACAACGTATTATATTGACTCTATAGCAATGGGTTTTTGCATTTAAAGAATCACTTAATTAGTAttttatccccccccccccccataaaaTTAAGTTACTTTCTCTAAAAGGGGAAGTTATATATTTGGCTATTTGGCCAAAAATATCCCTAGCCAATATTCAAATATTGTACAATAATTATGCATAATATATACATTTATCGACTACTTTTTCGACGATCAGCTATTTAAGTTAATTTCTCTAAAATTAATATGGTTTGTTCATAATTTTATCATAAGGCACTTGGCTATTTTAACCCTTGAATTGTTTTGGTCAACcaccataattttaaaaaaattcgcAATATTTTGAGACTTTTGACGATAAGGAAAAACTTAGGGGACAACATTACGTACCATGCTGCAACTATGTGAATTCCAGAAACATTTATGGTAATTACATTTTAGAGATTCCGTTTCCTTTTCCGACAATATGTTTAGTTACCTTAGTTTCACAGGAAATCATGAGTTGAGTAATTGGAAATTAATTTTCCTAAACTAGCATGCATGTTTTCCTTAAATTCATAGTCCCAGCAAGGATCGGAGACCATTAACTACGTCTATAAAAGCCTCAAATCGGATCCTCATAGCCTCATTCACTCAAATCATTAATATTCAGATTCAGAGTTTAATTCTTTGTTAGCAATATATAGCAttgaaatatatacaaaaatttacTACCAATTATGGCTTTATTCAGAAAGGCAATGATGTTTTTGTTGGTGGTTATAATGACTATCATAGGGTCAACTATGGCTGAGGTGTATGAAGTTGGTGATTCTGCAGGATGGGATTTCAACGTTGATTATAATCATTGGGTTTCTTCCAAAAAATTTAAACTTGGGGATTCTCTTGGTAAGATCTTcgttttcctctttttctttttaatacttATAATTTACTTTAATCTTAGATTCTTAGCTATTACTTTAATTTGGTTATAGATGTACTCATTCTTTTGGCCGGCACCCTCAATTTCCTATTGTTCTTTTTGTAGTATTGTGTTTTTGGGAACACATTTATATGTTCATTTGTTTTATGTCTGCAATGCGATTTTGCCCTATTATTTTTGGTTTACTTACATATTTTGGTGTAACCTGCAGTATTCAATTACAACCCACGGTTGCACAATGTGATGCAAGTGGACAGCAACGACTACAAGGCATGCACAGATAACCATCCAATAGGAATATACAACACCGGCAGCGACAGTCTTACCCTGGAAACACCCGGCGATTACTTCTTTTTGTGTGGATTTCCAGGTCATTGTGCTTCTGGACTCAAATTTCACATCAAAATCTCAACTCCATTTACTCCTCCTGCTGCTCCACGAAATTCTAGCTCCCGCTCTTCTCCTCCGGCGACGTTTACTCCTCCTGCCGCAACTAATGGCGATCCTTGGCTTCCTGGTTTTCTAGCTAACAAGCCTAAAAGCAGTGCTTATTCATCCAAATGGTCACCCATGACCATGTTGCTTCTTGCTGCTACTCTGTTTCTAGGCATGGTTTATTGAACTGCACAGATCGATCGATCGATCGAGCTCGTCATAATTAGACagtaattaattttgtactaaCTTTTGTTAGCGGGTTTAATTTCCACCCATTTATTAGTAGACGCTTCTGGATTACAATTGTTACTTGTATGTTTCTTAGCTTAATGTTATAATAATATTCGCAGTTACTTACATAATACTAGCAGTCCGACCTATGTAATACTCACCTTATATAATACTAGCATTTTATTCcgttattttttgtatttttatatcaATTGGCTATTACACACATATAGAATTTTTtatgtttaaatatttatttaaatgttataaacaaaaattattcaaaaatcAATACAACTTAGTACTCATTCTCCAAATCTTAAACTTTATACAATATGAGAAACTTTTGTTAAATGGAGTAGAAATATATGTGCAGATCTTTCAGCATGGAGAAATCTTTAATTATGAAAATATGTACTCAAGCAAAAATACCATTCCATTTGAATGAATGGTTGTGACTGACTTCTAGTAGGAAGCTTTGGGTTGGGCTGTTTGtaggcatttttttttttttttaaaccaaGGTTAAGTTTTTAAGAAGGGTAATAATTTAACGTTTAAACTTAAACCTTCCCATTTTTAACAAAGTATAGAAATAAATATTCTATTATATGGCCATATTAAAAACACATGTAAACACCAAACATGCCAAAATCATAAGGACCAACAATACATTTTAATCTTACGACGTCGTTTAAATTAAGTAAGGGCAAAATTGGAATCGAATAGCAGCTAGGGTTTTGAGCTATAGGCTGATAAAACCCAGTAAGGTCACATTGCTCAGCCGCTTGCAGAGCCCTCCATTTTTTTGTGCGTTGCATTTGGGAAAACCTAAACCCTAGGGCCCTCCATCGCCGGCAACAATGGGTAAATGCAATCAATTTTTTCACTCCCTTACAATTCATCTTATTTcttcaatgtttttttttaagGAGCAATTTATTATGGTATTTTATAGGTATCTCTCGTGATTCTATGCACAAGAGACGGGCCACTGGAGGCAAGAAGAAGGCTTGGAGGAAGAAGAGAAAGTATGTACCCCTAACTATCTTATTTATTCAATGTGCTATTTTATAAGCAATTAATGTGCAAAAATTGATGATTTCCTTATGATCTGCAAATTTTGGCATGTTTAAGGATTTAGTGTTTATCGGCAGATTGTAGCAATACCTCACCTAGTGCTTTGTTACTGCGTTCTGTATTGAATATATGAAAATTCTACATGCATCCTATTGTGTGGAGTTTAGGCTAATGGGGATTCCCTGTTTTTGTCATTATAAGGATTTAGTCTAATGAATAGGCTGAAGCAAGAAGAAAAAATGTAGAAGAGGAAGTATAACGTAAAGACGAAAGGTAATGTAAATGAAGAAGAGAAGGAAAAACGTGGAAAAGGTGATGAATTTCTCATTGATCCATGCCTACCATGATGAGTCTAACTGACTTAATGAGAATGAAAGAGAGTGAAGCTGCTCACTTTCTCTCGCTAATAACGTGTTTTAACTAATTAGCTAATATCAAGGATATGATTGAAACAGAAATGAGTGATGTGTACTATTGGTCGTGTACAACCAAAAATTTCAGTGTACTTCCATTGGTCTTTTCTAAGTCTCTCTCTTGATCccaattctatttgattttttatttaaatgATTGATATATATGACTAAATTATGTTTTTTGCTGTTACTTTTTGAGATTGACTTTGTATCTCTTGTTCCTGTGAAGGTACGAGCTTGGCAGACAGCCAGCAAATACAAAGTTGGTTCCTAATGCTAAGACTGTTAGAAGAATAAGAGTCCGAGGAGGTAATGTGAAGTGGCGTGCTTTGAGGTTGGATACTGGGAATTACTCTTGGGGAAGTGAGGCTATTACAAGGAAGACTCGTTTATTGGATGTGGTGTATAATGCCTCTAACAATGAGTTGGTTAGAACGCAAACCCTGGTGAAGAGTGCGATTGTTCAGGTTGATGCAGCTCCATTTAAACAATGGTATCTCCAGCACTATGGAGTTGATATTGGTCGCAAGAAGAAGACTGCTGCTTCCAAGAAGGAAGGAGAGGTATTTGAATGTCTTTTTTCATCTTCAATACTCCTAATTTATGTGCTATCTTTTTTTCAATgatctcataatcttgttttgcTGCTTTATTGTCTTGAGGATGTTATGTATGGAAATTCTTATTGTTAAGAGGGTTGTGTCTTTTCTTTTGGCGTTTAACGGTTTGTGCTGTAGGTGGTTCTGATAAAGGATTTGTTGAACTTGTATTTGTTATCATTGGATTGCAGCTTTAGCTATGCAAGTTTCAACCGAAGCCTTTCtctgttttgattatttttgtttgGTTGATTGACAGGAGGCTGAGGCTGTTCCAGAGGAGAAGAAGAGTAACCATGTCCAAAGAAAGCTGCAAAAGCGACAACAGGATCGCAAGATTGACCCACATATTGAGGAGCAATTTGCTGGTGGGCGTCTATTGGCTGCAATCTCATCACGACCTGGCCAGTGTGGTCGTGCCGATGGGTAAGAACTCTCTACTGATTCTGTGTGATATTTAGGTGAAAATTGCCAATTCCAAATGAATGATAATGGTATATTTTTCTAAAAGTCTGTTTCCCCCAACGTCCTGGTAAATTGCATTAGCTACTCTTAGCTTTGAGATTATTACTAGGAAGATTTACTATAACATCTTCCCAATGAGATTCATGATTATTTCTGTTTTCCAGAGGGAATTAGATGGTGCTAGAAGGATTATTTCTGTTTTCCAGGAAGATTTACACTTTTTCTTCATTTAACTTTGACAGATACATCTTGGAGGGTAAGGAACTTGAGTTTTACATGAAGAAACTccagagaaagaaaggaaagggTGCCAGTGGTGCTGCTTAGAATTGCACCTCCATTTTTTTCACATTATGATAAGTTCAGGACAAATTAGATTGGTCGTTATTCCGTATTCAGTAGTCTTCATTGGAAGGGAACGATAACTTCTTGTAACAGAGATAGATTCAAGTTTCTTTTGCATATGGTTAATCTAAAAGTTTTGAGAACTGCCTACTttatcaaaagaagaaatttgagAACAGCCTTATCACTCGATGACTGTTTTTTCTAATAGCACCATTTAACTCTTTGCTGTACTTCCAATCCTTTGATTTTGTTTATTGCATTTTCAAGTTCAGTTTTATCTCATCTTAAGTCATTTTTGAGGTGATTTCATGACCGGACTGAAATCATTGTGCAGTGCCATCACAAATTTGGAGACTGTCATATTCCAG includes these proteins:
- the LOC107760239 gene encoding mavicyanin-like, translated to MALFRKAMMFLLVVIMTIIGSTMAEVYEVGDSAGWDFNVDYNHWVSSKKFKLGDSLVFNYNPRLHNVMQVDSNDYKACTDNHPIGIYNTGSDSLTLETPGDYFFLCGFPGHCASGLKFHIKISTPFTPPAAPRNSSSRSSPPATFTPPAATNGDPWLPGFLANKPKSSAYSSKWSPMTMLLLAATLFLGMVY
- the LOC107760240 gene encoding small ribosomal subunit protein eS8, which produces MGISRDSMHKRRATGGKKKAWRKKRKYELGRQPANTKLVPNAKTVRRIRVRGGNVKWRALRLDTGNYSWGSEAITRKTRLLDVVYNASNNELVRTQTLVKSAIVQVDAAPFKQWYLQHYGVDIGRKKKTAASKKEGEEAEAVPEEKKSNHVQRKLQKRQQDRKIDPHIEEQFAGGRLLAAISSRPGQCGRADGYILEGKELEFYMKKLQRKKGKGASGAA